The DNA window CTACCGCTTTCTGTGTGGGTGTACCGAATTTCTCGTACGCAGCTCCGGTGATGAGCGTGGGTCCGATTCCACCGATCGGGGCCATTCCCTTGGCCGCCTCTTCGAGAAGAATGCACATGTCGACCGTGCTGCCATCGGCGCCCCCGAACTCCTCCCCGATGGTCGCCCCGAGCCACCCCAGCTCGGCCATCTTCTCGTAAAGGTCCTGGTTGTGCGTGTGTTTGCCGTGCTCGGTGAGCGCATCGCGCTGTTCGCGGCTCCCTGTCTCCCGCGCGCAGAATGCTGCGATGGCCTTGGCGAACGACGCTTGTTCCGGGGTGAAGTCCGTACTCATGGTTGCTCCAGACGGTAGAGGGATCCGGTCGGTGCTCCGAGAGGTTGTCATCGACAGGTCACGACGCATAGTGTGAGCTTCACAACAGTAAATCACATCAAATATATGTGATGCGATTTACCGCACTGATCCGAAAACCGAGCCTGCGGAGGATGTACACCCATGACGGACCAGGTCGTAGAGATAGAAGGCCGCACCTTCGACAGCCTCGATCCACGGACGGGCACAGTGCTCGCCAGCTACCCCATCGACGGCGAGACCGAAGTTCGCGCGGCAGTCGAGCGCGCCCGATCCGCGGCCAGATGGTGGGACGTCCAGGGCTTCACCGGTCGCAAGCGGTGGCTTCTCGAGTTCAAGAGCGCCATCGCCAAGGACGCAAAGAGCCTCGCCGACGTCATCGCCGCCGAGAGCGGCAAGCCGGCCGAGGACGCGATGCTCGAGATCATGTTGGGCGTCGAGCACATCGACTGGGCTGCCCGCAATGCAGAGAAGGTACTGAAACAGCGCAAGGTGTCCTCCGGCCTCATCAGCGCGAACCAGCAGGCCTTCGTCGGCTACCGACCCTTCGGAGTCGTGGGCGTGATCGGACCGTGGAACTACCCGCTCTACACCCCGATGGGGTCCATCGCGTACTCGCTCGCGGCGGGAAACACCGTGGTGTTCAAGCCGAGTGAGCTCACTCCCGGCGTCGGTGTCTGGCTTGCCGAGAAATGGAATTCGCTCGCCGCAGCACATCCGGTCTTCCAAACCGTCACCGGCGACGGATCGACCGGAACGGCACTGTGCACCTCAGGCGTCGACAAGATCGCATTCACCGGTTCGACCGCGACGGCGAAGAAAGTCATGGCGACGTGTGCTGCATCGCTGACTCCACTCGTCGCAGAATGCGGAGGCAAGGATGCGATGCTCGTCGGCGCTGACGCCGACATCGACGCAGCCGTCGAGTTCGCGACGTTCGGCGCCATGGGCAACGCCGGCCAGACATGCGCCGGAGTGGAACGCATCTACGTCGCAGCCCCGGTGTACGACGCCTTCGTGAACAAGCTCACGACGTCGGTGAAAGCACTGAAACCCGGCGGCGCGGCCACCTCGTCGTACGGCCCGATGACGCTCGGCAAGCAGAGC is part of the Rhodococcus sovatensis genome and encodes:
- a CDS encoding aldehyde dehydrogenase family protein, whose translation is MTDQVVEIEGRTFDSLDPRTGTVLASYPIDGETEVRAAVERARSAARWWDVQGFTGRKRWLLEFKSAIAKDAKSLADVIAAESGKPAEDAMLEIMLGVEHIDWAARNAEKVLKQRKVSSGLISANQQAFVGYRPFGVVGVIGPWNYPLYTPMGSIAYSLAAGNTVVFKPSELTPGVGVWLAEKWNSLAAAHPVFQTVTGDGSTGTALCTSGVDKIAFTGSTATAKKVMATCAASLTPLVAECGGKDAMLVGADADIDAAVEFATFGAMGNAGQTCAGVERIYVAAPVYDAFVNKLTTSVKALKPGGAATSSYGPMTLGKQSEIVRSQIEDALAKGGRAVLGGLESLHGPYIDPVILTDVPEDSTAITEETFGPTVVVNKVRDLDEGIERANASSYGLGASVFTKDTAAGRRAAAKLDCGVVTVNSVLGFAGIPALPFGGTGDSGFGRIHGADGLREFSTVKSLTVQKFAAPLNLLTMQRKARDLKISALMLKLRHGRS